One window from the genome of Cryobacterium sp. GrIS_2_6 encodes:
- the argC gene encoding N-acetyl-gamma-glutamyl-phosphate reductase, with protein MAFSVAIAGASGYAGGELLRMLAGHPEFEVRTVTAHSNAGQRLIDVQPHLRGLAHLTLVDTNAVNLAGHDVVFLALPHGASGALSAELSPDTLVIDCGADHRLEDAADWAAFYGGDYFGSWAYGVPELPIPGGGKQRSRLVGARRIAAPGCNASTVALALAPGIHAGVIEPADLVAVLAVGPSGAGKSLKVPNLAAEVLGSANPYAVGGTHRHIPEIQQSLRWAGAVNPTISFTPVIVPMSRGILATATARVVPGTSAAAVRAAWESAYADEPFVHLLPAGHFPRTSDVLGANTALIGLAVDEAVGRVVTVTAVDNLAKGTAGAAIQSANLALGLPETLGLSMNGVAP; from the coding sequence ATGGCTTTTTCGGTAGCAATTGCAGGCGCGAGCGGTTACGCGGGCGGAGAATTGCTGCGAATGCTCGCCGGACACCCTGAATTCGAGGTGCGCACGGTGACCGCGCACAGCAACGCGGGCCAGCGACTCATCGACGTGCAACCGCACCTCCGCGGCCTCGCGCACCTCACCCTCGTGGACACGAACGCCGTCAACCTCGCAGGGCACGACGTCGTCTTCCTCGCCCTGCCGCACGGGGCATCCGGCGCCCTGAGCGCGGAACTGTCGCCAGACACGCTCGTGATCGACTGCGGCGCGGACCACCGGCTGGAGGATGCCGCCGACTGGGCGGCGTTCTACGGCGGCGACTACTTCGGCTCCTGGGCGTACGGCGTCCCCGAACTGCCGATTCCCGGCGGCGGCAAGCAGCGCTCGCGCCTGGTCGGAGCCCGCCGGATCGCCGCGCCCGGGTGCAACGCGAGCACCGTCGCCCTCGCCCTCGCCCCCGGCATCCACGCCGGCGTGATCGAACCGGCCGACCTCGTCGCCGTGCTCGCCGTCGGGCCCTCGGGTGCGGGCAAGAGCCTCAAGGTTCCCAACCTCGCCGCGGAGGTGCTCGGCTCCGCCAACCCGTACGCGGTCGGCGGCACCCACAGGCACATTCCCGAAATCCAGCAGAGCCTGCGCTGGGCGGGGGCCGTGAATCCGACCATCTCCTTTACGCCCGTGATCGTGCCGATGTCCCGCGGCATCCTCGCGACGGCGACGGCCCGCGTCGTGCCCGGCACCTCCGCAGCCGCCGTGCGCGCAGCCTGGGAGAGCGCATACGCAGACGAACCGTTTGTGCACCTGCTCCCGGCCGGGCACTTCCCCCGCACGAGCGACGTGCTCGGCGCCAACACCGCACTGATCGGCCTCGCCGTCGACGAGGCCGTCGGCCGCGTCGTCACGGTGACCGCCGTCGACAACCTCGCCAAAGGCACCGCCGGTGCCGCGATCCAATCCGCAAACCTGGCCCTCGGGCTGCCCGAGACCCTGGGCCTCAGCATGAATGGAGTCGCCCCGTGA
- the argF gene encoding ornithine carbamoyltransferase — MTRHFLRDDDISPAEQAEILDLAVELKRDRFQAKPLAGPQTVAVIFDKSSTRTRVSFAVGIADLGGSPLIISTANSQLGGKETAGDTARVLERQVAAIVWRTYGQAGLEEMALGTTVPVVNALSDDFHPCQLLADLLTIREHRGELAGLTLTFLGDGACNMAHSYLLAGATAGMHIRVASPAGYTPQPQVLADAEAIAATTGGSITLYTDPAEAVTGVDVVVTDTWVSMGFEEEKAARVASLGAYRVDSALLARAKPDALFMHCLPADRGYEVTADVIDGPQSIIWDEAENRLHAQKALLVWLLGHNTNP, encoded by the coding sequence GTGACCCGCCATTTCCTGCGCGACGACGACATCTCCCCGGCCGAACAAGCCGAGATCCTCGACCTGGCCGTTGAGCTCAAGCGCGACCGATTCCAGGCGAAACCCCTCGCGGGCCCCCAGACCGTGGCCGTGATCTTCGACAAGTCGTCGACCCGCACCCGGGTGTCCTTCGCCGTCGGCATCGCCGACCTCGGCGGAAGCCCGCTGATCATCAGCACCGCCAACAGCCAGCTCGGGGGTAAGGAGACCGCGGGCGACACCGCCCGCGTGCTCGAACGCCAGGTCGCCGCGATCGTCTGGCGCACCTACGGCCAGGCCGGCCTCGAGGAGATGGCCCTCGGCACCACCGTGCCCGTCGTCAACGCGCTCTCCGACGACTTCCACCCCTGCCAGCTCCTCGCCGACCTGCTCACCATCCGCGAACACCGCGGCGAGCTCGCCGGCCTCACCCTGACCTTCCTCGGCGACGGCGCCTGCAACATGGCGCACTCCTACCTCCTCGCCGGCGCGACGGCAGGCATGCACATCCGTGTCGCCTCCCCGGCCGGCTACACCCCGCAGCCGCAGGTGTTGGCGGATGCCGAGGCCATCGCCGCGACGACCGGCGGCTCGATCACGCTCTACACCGACCCCGCGGAAGCGGTCACCGGCGTCGACGTCGTCGTCACGGACACCTGGGTGTCGATGGGTTTCGAGGAGGAGAAGGCCGCACGCGTCGCCTCTCTCGGCGCGTACCGCGTCGACAGCGCGCTGCTCGCCCGCGCCAAGCCCGACGCGCTCTTCATGCACTGCCTCCCCGCCGACCGCGGTTACGAGGTCACCGCGGACGTCATCGACGGGCCGCAGAGCATCATCTGGGATGAGGCCGAGAACCGCCTGCACGCGCAGAAGGCGCTGCTGGTCTGGCTGCTCGGCCACAACACCAACCCGTAA
- a CDS encoding argininosuccinate synthase, giving the protein MAERVVLAYSGGLDTSVGIGWLKDATGKEVVALAIDVGQDGEDMEAIRQRALDCGAVEAIVVDAKDEFANDYIVPALKANALYQKRYPLVSALSRPLIAKYLASTAKALGADSVAHGCTGKGNDQVRFEAAVAALAPDLISLAPVRDFALTRDKAIIYAAEHNLPIKQSAKSPYSIDQNVYGRAVETGFLEDPWNAPIEDLYTYTQDPTVTRDATEVVIRFDQGVPVAIDGKPVTPLQAIEIMNKLAGDQGVGRIDMVEDRLVGIKSREVYEAPAGIALIAAHEELENLTIERDLARYKRGVEAKWAELVYDGLWFSGLKRALDVFIDETQKYVTGDIRLKLHAGTAVVTGRTSPQSLYDFNLATYDTGDTFDQSMAKGFIELWSLPSKISARRDLAGK; this is encoded by the coding sequence ATGGCTGAACGTGTTGTGCTCGCATACTCCGGTGGACTGGATACCTCGGTCGGCATCGGCTGGCTGAAGGATGCGACCGGCAAGGAGGTCGTAGCACTCGCCATCGACGTCGGACAGGACGGCGAAGACATGGAGGCCATCCGCCAGCGTGCGCTCGACTGCGGCGCCGTCGAGGCCATCGTCGTCGACGCGAAGGACGAATTCGCCAACGACTACATCGTCCCGGCCCTCAAGGCCAACGCGCTGTACCAGAAGCGCTACCCGCTCGTCTCCGCGCTCAGCCGCCCGTTGATCGCCAAGTACCTCGCCTCCACCGCCAAGGCGCTCGGCGCCGACAGCGTCGCCCACGGCTGCACCGGCAAGGGCAACGACCAGGTCCGGTTCGAGGCCGCCGTCGCCGCGCTCGCTCCCGACCTGATCTCCCTCGCCCCGGTCCGGGACTTCGCGCTGACCCGCGACAAGGCCATCATCTACGCCGCGGAGCACAACCTGCCGATCAAGCAGTCCGCGAAGAGCCCGTACTCGATCGACCAGAACGTCTACGGCCGCGCGGTCGAGACCGGCTTCCTCGAAGACCCGTGGAACGCGCCGATCGAGGACCTCTACACGTACACCCAGGACCCCACGGTCACGCGGGACGCGACCGAGGTCGTCATCCGCTTCGACCAGGGCGTCCCCGTCGCGATCGACGGCAAGCCCGTCACGCCTCTGCAGGCCATCGAGATCATGAACAAGCTCGCCGGCGACCAGGGAGTCGGCCGGATCGACATGGTCGAAGACCGCCTCGTCGGCATCAAGAGCCGCGAGGTCTACGAGGCCCCCGCCGGCATCGCCCTCATCGCCGCGCACGAAGAGCTCGAGAACCTGACCATCGAACGCGACCTCGCCCGCTATAAGCGCGGCGTCGAAGCCAAGTGGGCAGAACTCGTCTACGACGGGCTTTGGTTCTCCGGCCTCAAGCGTGCCCTCGACGTGTTCATCGACGAGACGCAGAAGTACGTGACCGGCGACATCCGCCTCAAGCTGCACGCCGGCACCGCGGTCGTCACCGGCCGCACGAGCCCGCAGAGCCTCTACGACTTCAACCTGGCCACCTACGACACCGGAGACACCTTCGACCAGAGCATGGCCAAGGGGTTCATCGAACTGTGGTCGCTGCCGAGCAAGATCTCCGCACGCCGCGACCTGGCCGGCAAGTAG
- the argH gene encoding argininosuccinate lyase: MTGDSPVNRAGEAGALWGGRFAGGPSPELARLSKSTQFDWPLAPYDIRGSRAHARALAAAGYLSAEELAAMIAGLDRLDAAINDGSFQPAESDEDVHSALERGLIDIVGAPLGGKLRAGRSRNDQVATLIRMLLRDKAASISAHLITVIDALAAQAEANETAIMPGRTHLQHAQPVLLAHHLFAHCWPLVRDLERFTDWGKRADYSPYGSGALAGNTLGLDARLVATDLGFGHVVENSIDGTASRDLVAEFAYITAQIGIDISRLAEEIILWNTREFGFVTLDDAYSTGSSIMPQKKNPDIAELARGKSGRMIGNLTGLLTTLKGLPLAYNRDLQEDKEPVFDSIDTLEVLLPAFAGMIATLTFHTERMAELAPAGYSLATDVAEWLVKQRVSFRDAHEITGLLVKYAEQNELELHEVDDDALLTISAHLTPEVRSVLSIHGSVEGRDGQGGTAPVRVAEQRAVLVARVRSLASALAL; encoded by the coding sequence ATGACAGGCGATTCTCCGGTCAACCGTGCCGGTGAGGCGGGCGCCCTCTGGGGTGGCCGCTTCGCCGGGGGACCGAGCCCCGAGCTCGCACGGTTGAGCAAGTCGACCCAGTTCGACTGGCCACTCGCGCCATACGACATCCGGGGTTCCCGGGCTCACGCCCGTGCCCTGGCCGCCGCTGGTTACCTGAGCGCCGAAGAACTCGCCGCCATGATCGCCGGGCTCGACCGGCTCGACGCCGCCATCAACGATGGAAGCTTCCAGCCTGCCGAGAGCGACGAGGACGTGCACTCCGCCCTCGAACGCGGCCTGATCGACATCGTCGGCGCCCCGCTCGGCGGCAAGCTCCGCGCCGGGCGCAGCCGGAACGATCAGGTCGCCACCCTGATCCGGATGCTGCTCCGCGACAAGGCCGCGAGCATCTCCGCGCACCTGATCACGGTGATCGACGCCCTCGCCGCCCAGGCGGAGGCCAACGAGACCGCGATCATGCCCGGGCGCACCCACCTGCAGCATGCGCAGCCGGTGCTCCTCGCCCACCACCTCTTCGCGCACTGCTGGCCGCTCGTGCGCGACCTCGAACGCTTCACCGACTGGGGCAAGCGCGCGGACTACTCGCCGTACGGTTCCGGCGCCCTCGCCGGGAACACCCTCGGCCTCGACGCCCGTCTCGTCGCGACCGACCTCGGCTTCGGCCACGTCGTCGAGAACTCGATCGACGGAACCGCGAGCCGCGACCTCGTCGCCGAGTTCGCGTACATCACCGCCCAGATCGGCATAGACATCTCCCGGCTCGCCGAGGAGATCATCCTCTGGAACACCCGCGAATTCGGTTTCGTCACCCTCGACGACGCGTACTCGACCGGGTCCTCGATCATGCCGCAGAAGAAGAACCCCGACATCGCCGAACTCGCCCGTGGCAAGTCCGGTCGCATGATCGGCAACCTCACCGGCCTGCTCACGACCCTCAAGGGTCTCCCGCTCGCGTACAACCGCGACCTGCAGGAGGACAAGGAACCCGTCTTCGACTCGATCGACACCCTCGAGGTGCTCCTGCCCGCCTTCGCCGGCATGATCGCGACGCTGACCTTCCACACCGAGCGGATGGCGGAACTCGCCCCCGCGGGCTACTCCCTGGCCACCGATGTCGCCGAATGGCTCGTCAAGCAGCGTGTGTCGTTCCGGGACGCGCACGAGATCACCGGGCTCCTCGTGAAGTACGCGGAGCAGAACGAACTCGAACTCCACGAGGTCGACGATGACGCGCTCCTCACGATCTCCGCGCACCTGACCCCCGAGGTGCGCAGCGTGCTGAGCATCCACGGGTCCGTCGAGGGTCGCGACGGCCAGGGCGGCACCGCCCCGGTTCGCGTGGCCGAGCAGCGTGCCGTGCTCGTCGCCCGGGTGCGCTCGCTCGCGTCGGCACTCGCGCTCTAG
- a CDS encoding acetylornithine transaminase: protein MTGETITDSPATYAGTTDAATLAERSEGWRDRYTAAMMLTFAPPRAMLVRGAGCYVWDENGIEYLDFLAGIAVNSLGHAHPEMVAAVSAQVGTLAHISNYFASPSQIELAERLKRITGAGPAGRVYFCNSGAEANEAAFKLARLNIGSEPGRPRTRILSLHESFHGRTMGALALSGKPAMRAPFLPVPGGVEHIHATFEALEAAIDDTVAALFLEPVQGEAGVIDLPDGFLRRARELCTRHGVLLILDEVQTGAGRTGDWFAYQHDGILPDAISIAKGIGGGVPIGALVTFGATSELFQRGQHGSTFGGNPLATTTANTVLGIIERDGLVANAARRGEQLRDLILGFESPHILEVRGRGLLLGIGLVEPVALKLADAALEAGLIINAANESTIRLAPPLIVGEAELAEFGRRFGLALASL, encoded by the coding sequence ATGACAGGCGAAACGATCACCGACTCACCGGCAACCTACGCAGGCACGACCGACGCGGCCACGCTCGCGGAACGCAGCGAGGGCTGGCGGGACCGATACACCGCGGCGATGATGCTCACCTTCGCGCCGCCGCGCGCGATGCTCGTCCGCGGCGCCGGCTGCTACGTCTGGGACGAGAACGGCATCGAGTACCTCGACTTCCTCGCGGGCATCGCCGTCAACTCCCTCGGGCACGCCCACCCCGAGATGGTCGCCGCCGTGTCCGCCCAGGTCGGCACCCTCGCGCACATCTCCAACTACTTCGCGTCCCCCTCGCAGATCGAGCTCGCCGAACGGCTCAAGCGCATCACCGGGGCCGGCCCGGCCGGCCGCGTCTACTTCTGCAACTCGGGCGCCGAGGCCAACGAGGCGGCCTTCAAACTCGCCCGCCTCAATATCGGGAGCGAGCCCGGTCGGCCGCGCACCCGCATCCTCTCGTTACACGAGTCCTTCCACGGCCGCACCATGGGCGCCCTCGCCCTGTCAGGCAAGCCCGCAATGCGGGCGCCGTTCCTGCCGGTGCCCGGCGGTGTTGAGCACATCCACGCGACCTTCGAGGCCCTTGAGGCCGCGATCGATGACACCGTCGCTGCCCTGTTCCTCGAGCCCGTGCAGGGGGAGGCCGGCGTCATCGACCTGCCGGACGGCTTCCTGCGCCGCGCCCGCGAGCTCTGCACCCGGCACGGGGTGCTGCTCATCCTCGACGAGGTCCAGACCGGTGCCGGACGCACCGGAGACTGGTTCGCGTACCAGCACGACGGCATCCTGCCCGATGCGATCTCGATCGCCAAGGGCATCGGCGGCGGCGTACCGATCGGCGCCCTCGTCACCTTCGGTGCGACGTCCGAGCTGTTCCAGCGCGGCCAGCACGGCTCAACGTTCGGCGGAAACCCGCTCGCGACCACGACCGCCAACACCGTGCTCGGCATCATCGAGCGGGACGGCCTCGTCGCCAACGCCGCCCGCCGCGGGGAGCAGCTCCGCGACCTGATCCTTGGTTTCGAGTCCCCGCACATCCTTGAGGTGCGTGGCCGCGGCCTGCTGCTCGGCATCGGACTCGTCGAGCCCGTGGCCCTGAAGCTCGCCGACGCAGCCCTCGAGGCCGGCCTCATCATCAACGCCGCCAACGAGTCCACCATCCGGCTCGCGCCGCCCCTCATCGTCGGCGAGGCCGAGCTGGCTGAATTCGGGCGCCGATTCGGGCTCGCCCTGGCCAGCCTCTAG
- a CDS encoding DNA-3-methyladenine glycosylase yields the protein MSLDRELLARPAIELAPLVLGAVLRHGGVALRITEVEAYLGDGTDPGSHAFRGRTRRNATMYGPPGHLYAYFSYGMHVCANVVCSPEGAASALLLRGGEIVDGLAEARARRTTSKTDGDLARGPARLTIALGIGLGDDGADLGALPFELTLPAVPASAVQSGPRTGVSGPGGGAAFPWRFWLPGEPTVSPYRRHPQLRNESGV from the coding sequence GTGAGCCTTGACCGGGAGCTGCTCGCACGGCCGGCGATCGAACTCGCCCCGCTCGTGCTCGGTGCGGTTCTCCGCCACGGCGGGGTCGCGCTGCGCATCACCGAGGTCGAGGCCTACCTCGGCGACGGAACCGACCCTGGCTCGCATGCCTTCCGGGGTCGCACCCGGCGTAATGCGACCATGTACGGCCCGCCCGGGCACCTCTACGCGTATTTCAGCTATGGGATGCACGTCTGCGCGAACGTCGTCTGTTCCCCGGAGGGCGCCGCGTCAGCGCTCCTGCTCCGCGGCGGCGAGATCGTCGACGGACTGGCCGAAGCCCGGGCGCGCCGCACGACCTCGAAGACCGACGGCGATCTGGCCAGGGGACCGGCGCGGCTCACGATCGCCCTCGGCATCGGGCTCGGTGACGACGGCGCCGATCTCGGTGCCCTGCCGTTCGAGCTGACCCTGCCCGCCGTCCCCGCGTCGGCGGTGCAGTCCGGTCCGCGCACCGGCGTCAGCGGTCCCGGCGGGGGAGCGGCGTTCCCGTGGCGATTCTGGCTCCCGGGCGAGCCGACCGTGTCGCCCTACCGGCGGCATCCGCAGCTTCGAAACGAGTCGGGGGTTTGA
- the argB gene encoding acetylglutamate kinase, which yields MIESLPWLKHFHDKIIVVKFGGNAMVSEALQRSFAEDMVYLRYAGLRPVVVHGGGPQISAMLDRLGIQSEFRGGYRVTTPEAMDVVRMVLTGQINRELVSHINEHGPLAAGLSGEDAGLFQGRRRGTMIDGKEVDLGLVGDVIGVDPEAVHAQLDAGRIPVISSIAPDTDVPGQSLNINADAAAASLAIALGAEKLVILTDVAGLYSDWPNRDSLVSIIEVPELRALLPGLESGMIPKMTACLDAVEGGVAKAAIIDGRVPHSILLEVFTGSGIGTEVVPRAN from the coding sequence CTGATCGAGTCGCTGCCCTGGCTCAAGCACTTCCACGACAAGATCATCGTCGTCAAGTTCGGCGGCAACGCCATGGTCAGCGAGGCGCTGCAGCGCAGCTTCGCCGAGGACATGGTCTACCTGCGTTATGCCGGCCTCCGCCCCGTCGTCGTCCACGGCGGCGGCCCGCAGATCTCGGCGATGCTCGACCGCCTCGGCATCCAGAGCGAATTCCGCGGCGGCTACCGCGTGACGACCCCCGAGGCGATGGACGTCGTGCGGATGGTGCTCACCGGCCAGATCAACCGAGAGCTCGTCAGCCACATCAACGAGCACGGCCCCCTCGCTGCCGGCCTCTCCGGCGAGGACGCCGGACTCTTCCAGGGCCGCCGCCGCGGCACCATGATCGACGGCAAGGAGGTCGACCTCGGCCTCGTCGGCGACGTGATCGGCGTCGACCCAGAGGCCGTGCATGCCCAGCTCGACGCGGGCCGCATCCCGGTGATCTCCTCGATCGCGCCAGACACGGATGTCCCAGGCCAGTCCCTGAACATCAACGCCGACGCCGCCGCCGCGTCCCTCGCCATCGCGCTCGGGGCCGAGAAGCTCGTGATCCTCACCGATGTCGCCGGGCTCTACAGCGACTGGCCGAACCGGGACTCCCTCGTCTCGATCATCGAGGTGCCCGAGCTCCGCGCCCTGCTGCCCGGCCTGGAATCCGGGATGATCCCCAAGATGACCGCCTGCCTCGACGCCGTCGAGGGCGGCGTCGCCAAGGCGGCCATCATCGACGGGCGCGTGCCGCACTCGATCCTGCTCGAGGTCTTCACCGGGAGCGGAATCGGCACAGAAGTAGTACCCCGGGCGAACTGA
- the argJ gene encoding bifunctional glutamate N-acetyltransferase/amino-acid acetyltransferase ArgJ yields MSVTTPAGFAAAGVTAGLKKSGGLDLAVVQNLGPLASAATVFTSNRCKANPVIWSQQVMRGGSVRAIVLNSGGANCYTGSIGFQTTHATAEAVGDRLGVSAGEVLVCSTGLIGEQLDLDKITAGIWDATLALRTDDSTSAEAGLSAARAIMTTDTTPKQSAVTAPAGWSIGGMAKGAGMLAPGLATMLVVITTDAVLDSAQLDRALRVATRITFDRLDSDGCMSTNDTVSLLGSGASGIAPDEAEFAAALTAICQDLTLQLQADAEGSAHDVAITVRNAETEADAVTVARAVSRSNLFKTAIFGNDPNWGRVLAAVGTTDAAFDPYNIDVTINGVQVCTAGEPDQPRELVDLAPRSVTVLITLHAGDAEATIWTNDLTHAYVEENSAYSS; encoded by the coding sequence GTGAGCGTCACAACCCCCGCCGGATTCGCGGCAGCCGGCGTCACAGCCGGCCTCAAGAAGTCCGGCGGACTCGACCTCGCCGTCGTGCAGAACCTCGGCCCGCTCGCAAGTGCCGCGACCGTGTTCACGAGCAATCGCTGCAAGGCGAACCCGGTGATCTGGAGCCAGCAGGTCATGCGCGGCGGCAGCGTCCGCGCGATCGTGCTCAACTCGGGCGGTGCGAACTGCTACACCGGCAGCATCGGCTTCCAGACCACCCATGCGACCGCGGAGGCCGTCGGTGACCGCCTCGGCGTGTCCGCCGGGGAGGTGCTCGTCTGCTCGACCGGCCTGATCGGCGAACAGCTCGACCTGGACAAGATCACCGCGGGCATCTGGGACGCCACCCTCGCCCTGCGCACGGACGACTCGACGTCCGCCGAAGCGGGCCTGTCCGCCGCCCGGGCCATCATGACGACCGACACCACCCCGAAGCAGTCAGCAGTGACCGCGCCGGCCGGCTGGTCGATCGGCGGGATGGCCAAGGGCGCAGGCATGCTCGCCCCCGGCCTCGCGACAATGCTCGTCGTGATCACGACCGACGCCGTCCTCGACTCCGCTCAGCTCGACAGGGCGCTCCGGGTCGCGACCCGGATCACTTTCGACCGCCTCGACTCCGACGGCTGCATGTCGACCAACGACACCGTGAGCCTGCTCGGCTCGGGCGCGAGCGGCATCGCGCCGGACGAAGCCGAATTCGCCGCCGCGCTCACCGCGATCTGCCAGGACCTCACCCTGCAGCTCCAGGCCGACGCGGAGGGCAGCGCCCACGACGTCGCCATCACCGTGCGCAACGCCGAGACCGAAGCCGACGCCGTCACCGTCGCCCGCGCGGTGTCCCGCAGCAACTTGTTCAAGACCGCCATCTTCGGCAACGATCCGAATTGGGGCCGCGTGCTCGCCGCCGTCGGCACGACGGATGCCGCCTTCGACCCGTACAACATCGACGTCACGATCAACGGGGTGCAGGTATGCACCGCGGGGGAGCCTGACCAGCCCCGCGAACTCGTCGACCTCGCCCCCCGGTCCGTCACGGTGCTGATCACCCTGCACGCCGGGGACGCGGAAGCGACGATCTGGACCAACGACCTCACGCACGCCTACGTCGAAGAGAACAGCGCGTACTCGAGTTGA